The genomic DNA CGATAATTCCGGCGTCCCCGGCTCTTTTTAAAACATCGCGGACGACGCCTTCTACTTGCGCAATTCCGCTATCGTCCAAGGAAACTTTATCATTATTTAAAAAGAGAGAAAGCAAACCGGTATTCAACTGATCTTCCACCCAATCTTGCCCCACAATAACGTCGATAAACTCTCCGGAAGTCGCGATTCCTTCGTTCACGTAAATTGCGCCCGATAATGCTTGAAGGGCTTGCCCTTTGCTAGTACGAATCGTAGTTAAATCGGTCTTTGAAAAGGTCGATGCGTTCTGACCGTTCAATCTCTTCCACTTAAATGTGGTCGATCCCGGTTGCTTGGGAATATTCTGCCCGACCCAAGCGCATTCCGGATAATCTTCCGGATGATTATCGTGAATCAAATAGGACTCGCGATCCACATTTCTTGAACTTAAAGCGGTCAGATCCGACGAACAACCAAAGAAGAATTTCTTATTCGCATTTGCCCAAGTTCCAGCCGCATTAAGGTCGGCCTTTGCCCTGGATGTTATACAAACTGCATAGAAATTATCGTCAAGATCGCGAAGCGCATCCAAGGTTGTCGCAATCGGATCGTGCGAAACGACAACCATGATGTCGACAGGGCTTGGCGATTGAGCCAACATAGCGGCCGCCATTTTATAAACGTCGTCCGACGAGGTAAAACCTGCGGCGGTTAAATCGGTTAATTCCGAGATAATAACTTTCTTTAATGCGGTCGCCGTCGTATCGGCCGCTCTTAAAATCAGAGGCCGGAAAGATTTTTGAGCTAAACCCTGCGTTCCTCTCGTGATATCGATCACGATATCATTGATAAATGCCATTTTCTACACCCCTATCGTCGTTGTTTGATTATGATTTCCGAATTGTTCTTGAATTTGAATTTTTGAAATCCCTTCCACTTCACTTGTCGATTGATTCACATAATCGAATCGAAGATCGAAACCTACTTGATAAGTCCAAGCTGCTTGGCCCTGACCTTGACCTTGCTGACCCTGGCTCTGAACAAAACTGAAATCTTGTATCACAGGATTCGTTAATCGAGGCACGATCCCTTGTGCCTTACAAAAATCACGGTTATCATCTACGGAAAACCAACTGATGATTTTACCGGCGGATTGCCATGCTACATCCACACTGCTATTGGAAAAAAAATTAAGAGAAATCGTATCTCGGTAACGTTCGAATTTAGTAGTAATGACCGTAGTTGGATCGCCGACTTTCGCAGCGCGAGTTTCGACATTCTGATAGCTTGATTCATATACGCTAGAGGTGACTCGATATGTGCCGTACGGAAACTTAAGCCCTGTTTGATCAAATTGGGCGAGGGTCACCGACGTGCTTAATTGTATCTTATTGAAAATCGTATGCAAAACTGCTAAAGGAATCAAAATTACCGAACCTTGAACACCTAATCAATAACAGATGGCCTGCGAAAAAGTAATAGTGCGGCGCAGGATATCCCACAAACGATCACCTTATTCGTCTAAAATAAGGCAAAAATAGAACAGCCATGTGGTTCAAAGAAATTACAGACTATTCAATTCATTTTAAAGACTTCAAGGAAAATTTTTCACATATATTCTTTTTGTCTTATTTTTCGTGCACAAAAAACGCAATAGCCCATTTTTTGAGCCAGATTCACTAAGAATTATATTATAAAAAATCTGAAGCATGGCCACAGTTTAAAGCTGCTATTGCAGACAGGAAATTCTTTGCCAAAAGGACTTTATTCAAAATTAAAATCTCTTC from Leptospira fainei serovar Hurstbridge str. BUT 6 includes the following:
- a CDS encoding DUF3383 family protein; protein product: MAFINDIVIDITRGTQGLAQKSFRPLILRAADTTATALKKVIISELTDLTAAGFTSSDDVYKMAAAMLAQSPSPVDIMVVVSHDPIATTLDALRDLDDNFYAVCITSRAKADLNAAGTWANANKKFFFGCSSDLTALSSRNVDRESYLIHDNHPEDYPECAWVGQNIPKQPGSTTFKWKRLNGQNASTFSKTDLTTIRTSKGQALQALSGAIYVNEGIATSGEFIDVIVGQDWVEDQLNTGLLSLFLNNDKVSLDDSGIAQVEGVVRDVLKRAGDAGIIAKAVSPDDLKLSDDKVYMNQVFVPTRSQLSVNDRANRQLSGIKFVYYLAGAIHKVNVNGLITV
- a CDS encoding phage neck terminator protein, with the protein product MIPLAVLHTIFNKIQLSTSVTLAQFDQTGLKFPYGTYRVTSSVYESSYQNVETRAAKVGDPTTVITTKFERYRDTISLNFFSNSSVDVAWQSAGKIISWFSVDDNRDFCKAQGIVPRLTNPVIQDFSFVQSQGQQGQGQGQAAWTYQVGFDLRFDYVNQSTSEVEGISKIQIQEQFGNHNQTTTIGV